A genomic segment from Rhodospirillum centenum SW encodes:
- the lepA gene encoding translation elongation factor 4: MTDLSRIRNFSIIAHIDHGKSTLADRLIEFCGAIEAREMKAQLLDNMDIERERGITIKAQTVRLNYKAKDGEIYQLNLMDTPGHVDFAYEVSRSLAACEGSILVVDASQGVEAQTLANVYQAIDANHEIVPVLNKIDLPAADVPRVKQQIEDVIGLDASDAVEVSAKSGINIDGVLEAIVTRLPPPKGDAAAPLQALIVDSWYDAYLGVVVLVRVVNGELRTGQKVRFMATGATRELDRVGIFGPKKMLVDRLGPGEMGFVTAAIKDIRDTKVGDTITEEKRLAPTPLPGFKPSIPVVFCGLFPTDAADFEDLRESLGKLALNDASFQFEMESSAALGFGFRCGFLGLLHLEIIQERLEREFNLDLITTAPSVVYRMHMNDGTMKEMHNPADMPDPVKIDRIEEPWIKANIMLPDEYLGGVLQLCTERRGIQKDLTYVGGRAMLVYELPLNEVVFDFYDRLKSISRGYASFDYVLEGYREGDLVKMSILVNNEPVDALAMIVHRTQAEYRGRQLCERLKDLIPRHLFKIPIQAAIGGRVIARETIAALRKDVLAKCYGGDISRKRKLLDKQKEGKKRMRQFGEVEIPQSAFIAALRMGQE, encoded by the coding sequence ATGACCGATCTTTCCCGCATCCGCAATTTCTCCATCATCGCGCATATCGATCACGGCAAGTCCACGCTGGCGGACAGGCTGATCGAATTCTGCGGCGCCATCGAGGCGCGGGAGATGAAGGCCCAGCTCCTCGATAACATGGACATCGAGCGGGAGCGCGGCATCACGATCAAGGCGCAGACCGTCCGCCTGAACTACAAGGCCAAGGACGGCGAGATCTATCAGCTCAACCTGATGGACACGCCGGGCCATGTGGACTTCGCCTACGAGGTTTCGCGCTCGCTCGCCGCCTGCGAGGGGTCCATCCTGGTGGTGGACGCCAGCCAGGGCGTGGAAGCGCAGACGCTCGCCAACGTCTATCAGGCGATCGACGCCAACCACGAGATCGTCCCCGTCCTGAACAAGATCGACCTGCCGGCGGCCGACGTTCCGCGGGTGAAGCAGCAGATCGAGGACGTGATCGGGCTGGACGCCTCGGACGCGGTGGAGGTCTCGGCCAAGTCCGGCATCAACATCGACGGCGTGCTGGAGGCGATCGTCACCCGCCTGCCGCCGCCCAAGGGCGATGCGGCGGCGCCGTTGCAGGCGCTGATCGTGGACAGCTGGTACGACGCCTATCTGGGCGTCGTCGTGCTGGTGCGCGTCGTCAACGGCGAGCTGCGCACCGGGCAGAAGGTGCGCTTCATGGCCACCGGCGCCACCCGCGAGCTGGACCGCGTCGGCATCTTCGGACCGAAGAAGATGCTGGTGGACAGGCTGGGGCCCGGCGAGATGGGCTTCGTCACCGCCGCCATCAAGGACATCCGCGACACCAAGGTGGGCGACACCATCACCGAGGAGAAGCGTCTGGCGCCGACGCCGCTGCCGGGCTTCAAGCCCTCCATCCCGGTGGTGTTCTGCGGCCTGTTCCCGACCGATGCCGCCGATTTCGAGGATCTGCGCGAAAGCCTGGGCAAGCTGGCGCTGAACGACGCCAGCTTCCAGTTCGAGATGGAAAGCTCGGCCGCGCTGGGCTTCGGCTTCCGCTGCGGCTTCCTGGGCCTGCTGCACCTGGAGATCATCCAGGAACGGCTGGAGCGCGAGTTCAACCTCGACCTCATCACCACCGCACCGTCCGTCGTGTACCGCATGCACATGAACGACGGCACGATGAAGGAGATGCACAACCCGGCCGACATGCCCGACCCGGTGAAGATCGACCGGATCGAGGAGCCGTGGATCAAGGCCAACATCATGCTGCCGGACGAGTATCTGGGCGGCGTGCTGCAGCTCTGCACCGAACGGCGCGGCATCCAGAAGGACCTGACCTATGTCGGCGGCCGCGCCATGCTGGTCTACGAGCTGCCGCTGAACGAGGTGGTGTTCGACTTCTACGACCGGCTGAAGTCCATCTCCCGCGGCTATGCCAGCTTCGACTACGTGCTGGAAGGCTACCGCGAGGGCGACCTGGTGAAGATGTCGATCCTGGTCAACAACGAGCCGGTGGACGCGCTGGCCATGATCGTCCACCGCACCCAGGCCGAATACCGCGGCCGCCAGCTCTGCGAGCGGCTGAAGGACCTGATCCCGCGCCACCTGTTCAAGATCCCGATCCAGGCGGCCATCGGCGGCCGCGTGATCGCGCGCGAGACCATCGCCGCGCTGCGCAAGGACGTACTGGCCAAGTGCTACGGCGGCGACATCAGCCGCAAGCGCAAGCTGCTGGACAAGCAGAAGGAAGGCAAGAAGCGCATGCGCCAGTTCGGGGAGGTGGAAATCCCCCAGAGCGCCTTCATCGCGGCGCTGCGGATGGGACAGGAGTAG
- a CDS encoding SDR family NAD(P)-dependent oxidoreductase, with protein sequence MDVKGMAALVTGGGSGLGAATARRLAAAGARVTVLDVNLGNAEAVAREIGGFAVLCDVSSAEGAATAIAAARDRHGPARIAVNCAGIGTPAKVLGKEGPHSLDLFRRVIEVNLIGTFNVLRLAADDMQRLDPLADGERGVIVNTASIAAFDGQIGQAAYGASKGGVHALTLPAARELARFGIRVVTIAPGLFLTPMMLGLPQEAQDSLAASVPFPPRLGRPEEYADLVHFICTNTMVNGETIRLDGALRMAPK encoded by the coding sequence ATGGATGTGAAGGGTATGGCGGCGCTGGTCACGGGCGGCGGTTCGGGCCTGGGGGCGGCCACGGCGCGCCGGCTGGCCGCGGCCGGGGCGCGGGTGACGGTGCTGGACGTCAATCTCGGCAATGCCGAGGCGGTGGCGCGGGAGATCGGCGGCTTCGCCGTGCTGTGCGACGTGTCCAGCGCGGAAGGGGCGGCCACGGCCATCGCCGCGGCGCGCGACCGGCACGGGCCGGCCCGCATCGCCGTGAACTGCGCCGGCATCGGCACCCCGGCCAAGGTGCTGGGCAAGGAAGGGCCGCACAGCCTGGACCTGTTCCGCCGGGTGATCGAGGTGAACCTGATCGGCACCTTCAACGTGCTGCGGCTGGCGGCCGACGACATGCAGCGGCTCGACCCGCTGGCGGACGGGGAGCGCGGGGTGATCGTCAACACCGCCTCCATCGCCGCCTTCGACGGGCAGATCGGTCAGGCGGCCTACGGCGCCTCGAAGGGCGGCGTCCATGCGCTGACCCTGCCGGCGGCGCGCGAACTGGCGCGCTTCGGCATCCGGGTGGTGACCATCGCCCCCGGCCTGTTCCTGACGCCGATGATGCTGGGCCTGCCGCAGGAGGCGCAGGACAGCCTCGCCGCCTCCGTCCCGTTCCCGCCCCGGCTGGGCCGGCCGGAGGAATATGCCGACCTCGTCCACTTCATCTGCACCAACACCATGGTGAACGGCGAGACCATCCGCCTGGACGGCGCCCTGCGCATGGCCCCGAAGTGA
- a CDS encoding YkvA family protein, with product MSHTGPDSGPGAAFAEEALRIDPIKLERDRRLVLRQFWRKLRGTLARVPFVEDAAAAFNAATDPRTPPAAKAVLLGALAYFIAPIDFMPDFVALLGYTDDATVLMLALKTVRDNLRPEHYERARAWLADQGVERTDADEVADGPVIDHEPAAPGDGRDRPGPA from the coding sequence ATGAGCCACACCGGACCCGACAGCGGTCCCGGCGCCGCCTTCGCGGAGGAGGCGCTGCGGATCGACCCGATCAAGCTGGAGCGCGACCGCCGTCTGGTGCTGCGCCAGTTCTGGCGCAAGCTGCGCGGCACCCTGGCCCGCGTCCCCTTCGTGGAGGATGCGGCGGCCGCCTTCAACGCCGCCACCGATCCGCGCACGCCGCCCGCGGCGAAGGCGGTGCTGCTGGGGGCGCTGGCCTATTTCATCGCGCCCATCGACTTCATGCCCGACTTCGTGGCGCTGCTGGGCTATACCGACGACGCCACCGTGCTGATGCTGGCGCTGAAGACGGTGCGCGACAATCTGCGGCCCGAGCATTACGAGCGCGCCCGCGCCTGGCTGGCCGACCAGGGGGTGGAGCGCACCGACGCTGACGAGGTGGCCGACGGCCCGGTCATCGACCATGAACCCGCGGCCCCCGGCGACGGGCGGGACCGTCCGGGTCCGGCATGA
- a CDS encoding DUF3429 domain-containing protein translates to MTTQTTAPAAPVRTVRSGPFRDVPAPAVWLGLAGLIPFYAGALGGWLLPAPHAAHALQYMLYYGVAILSFLGGVHWGLALAGFGAPAVADPEEDPPASMDWTRLGWSTVPALIGWLALFLSGFAAQITFLLAGFVGMLYGDFRAALAGAAPLWYLKLRRPLTVLVAGALAIALARTAVTLGT, encoded by the coding sequence ATGACCACGCAGACGACCGCCCCCGCCGCCCCTGTCCGGACCGTCCGCTCGGGGCCGTTCCGCGACGTGCCCGCCCCCGCCGTCTGGCTGGGGCTTGCCGGGCTGATCCCGTTCTATGCCGGGGCGCTGGGCGGCTGGCTGCTGCCCGCCCCCCATGCCGCCCATGCCCTCCAGTACATGCTGTATTACGGGGTGGCGATCCTGAGCTTCCTGGGCGGGGTGCACTGGGGTCTGGCGCTGGCCGGCTTCGGCGCTCCGGCCGTGGCCGATCCGGAGGAGGACCCGCCCGCCAGCATGGACTGGACACGGCTGGGCTGGAGCACGGTGCCCGCCCTGATCGGCTGGCTGGCCCTGTTCCTGAGCGGCTTCGCGGCGCAGATCACCTTCCTGCTGGCCGGCTTCGTGGGCATGCTCTACGGCGATTTCCGCGCCGCCCTGGCCGGGGCGGCCCCGCTCTGGTACCTGAAGCTGCGCCGGCCACTGACGGTGCTGGTGGCGGGGGCGCTGGCGATCGCGCTGGCCCGCACGGCCGTCACGCTGGGGACATGA
- a CDS encoding DMT family transporter translates to MPPQPPPPAGGGKPLSVNLRGVLWMLLSALGFACMGAVVKLLGGRLDAMQIVFFRAAVGVLAVLPFIARAGWATAWPRYPGRHLVRGLTGLAAIVCSFYALTMLPLATVTAITFAQPLFMIVIAVLFLGETVRWRRWTATIVGFLGVLVMLRPGAGMVEWAALAALGNALFVAASAAQVKAMPDDDRELTLLLSFQVVSAIALVGPAWLVWVPPTPAEWLLLGLLGLLGVGSQAAVIRAYRVGAEASFVAPFDYVRLPVAAALGFWIFGEAVDGWTAAGAAIIVASTLYIARRGGRLAAPAPRG, encoded by the coding sequence GTGCCGCCGCAACCGCCGCCGCCGGCCGGCGGCGGGAAGCCGCTGTCCGTCAATCTGCGCGGCGTGCTCTGGATGCTGCTGTCGGCGCTGGGCTTCGCCTGCATGGGGGCGGTGGTCAAGCTGCTGGGCGGGCGGCTGGACGCCATGCAGATCGTCTTCTTCCGGGCCGCGGTGGGGGTGCTGGCGGTGCTGCCCTTCATCGCCCGCGCCGGCTGGGCCACGGCCTGGCCGCGCTACCCCGGCCGGCATCTGGTGCGCGGCCTGACCGGGCTTGCGGCCATCGTGTGCAGCTTCTACGCCCTGACGATGCTGCCGCTGGCGACCGTCACCGCCATCACCTTCGCGCAGCCCCTGTTCATGATCGTCATCGCCGTGCTGTTCCTGGGCGAGACGGTGCGCTGGCGGCGCTGGACGGCCACCATCGTCGGCTTCCTGGGCGTGCTGGTGATGCTGCGGCCGGGGGCGGGGATGGTCGAGTGGGCGGCGCTGGCCGCCCTGGGCAACGCCCTGTTCGTCGCCGCCTCGGCGGCCCAGGTGAAGGCGATGCCCGACGACGACCGCGAACTGACGCTGCTGCTCAGCTTCCAGGTGGTCTCCGCCATCGCCCTGGTGGGGCCGGCCTGGCTGGTCTGGGTTCCGCCGACGCCGGCGGAGTGGCTGCTGCTGGGGCTGCTGGGGCTGCTCGGCGTCGGCAGTCAGGCCGCCGTCATCCGCGCCTACCGGGTGGGGGCGGAGGCCAGCTTCGTCGCCCCGTTCGACTATGTGCGCCTGCCCGTGGCGGCGGCCCTGGGCTTTTGGATCTTCGGGGAGGCGGTGGACGGCTGGACGGCGGCGGGGGCGGCGATCATCGTCGCCAGCACGCTCTACATCGCCCGGCGCGGCGGCCGGCTGGCCGCACCCGCCCCACGGGGCTGA
- a CDS encoding FkbM family methyltransferase, translating into MRLDPARLFGLVRSLLIYRARPHQARRLRAFYAEFAGRGDLCFDIGAHAGDRIRAFRSLGARVVAVEPQPDLALLLRGLHGRDRNVVLLDCALGAADGQAELRINRRNPTLSTLSGAWAARIGGSPRFPQEHWDATAQVRVRTLDGLIAEHGLPVFTKIDVEGAEAEVLAGLSQPLPALSFEYLPELPDLASACLWRLAALGRYVFNASAGESLDWELPYWVGPAELNEWLRSRRPEDGGGDVYARLAP; encoded by the coding sequence ATGCGCCTGGACCCCGCCCGCCTGTTCGGCCTTGTCCGATCGCTGCTGATCTACCGGGCACGCCCGCATCAGGCGCGGCGCCTGCGCGCCTTCTATGCCGAGTTCGCGGGCCGGGGCGATCTCTGTTTCGACATCGGCGCCCATGCCGGCGACCGTATCCGCGCCTTCCGCAGCCTGGGCGCCCGCGTCGTGGCGGTGGAGCCGCAGCCGGATCTGGCCCTGCTGCTGCGCGGGCTGCACGGGCGCGACCGCAACGTGGTGCTGCTGGACTGCGCCCTGGGGGCCGCCGACGGGCAGGCGGAGCTGCGCATCAACCGGCGCAACCCCACGCTCTCCACCCTGTCGGGGGCATGGGCGGCACGGATCGGCGGCTCGCCCCGCTTCCCGCAGGAGCACTGGGACGCCACGGCCCAGGTGCGGGTGCGCACGCTGGACGGGCTGATCGCCGAGCACGGCCTGCCCGTCTTCACCAAGATCGACGTGGAGGGGGCGGAGGCCGAGGTGCTGGCCGGGCTGTCGCAGCCCCTGCCCGCACTGTCCTTCGAATATCTGCCGGAGTTGCCGGATCTGGCCTCGGCCTGTCTCTGGCGGCTGGCGGCGCTGGGCCGCTACGTCTTCAACGCCAGCGCCGGCGAGAGCCTGGACTGGGAACTGCCCTACTGGGTCGGCCCGGCGGAGCTGAACGAATGGCTGCGCTCCCGCCGGCCGGAGGATGGCGGCGGCGACGTCTACGCCCGGCTGGCCCCCTGA
- a CDS encoding plasmid mobilization protein, protein MAMVERATERVTVLMTPTERQSLERKAAAAGVTISDLVRRSVDGYDPDAQEEMRQLAALAVELDQSNRAAARALDDALEAVAATLAEVGSRRRA, encoded by the coding sequence ATGGCGATGGTTGAGCGTGCGACGGAGCGGGTTACTGTACTGATGACGCCGACTGAGCGGCAGTCGCTGGAGCGCAAGGCGGCGGCGGCCGGCGTTACCATCAGCGACCTTGTGCGCCGATCGGTCGACGGCTACGACCCCGACGCTCAGGAGGAGATGCGCCAGCTTGCGGCGCTGGCGGTCGAGCTAGACCAAAGCAACCGTGCGGCGGCTCGGGCGCTGGATGACGCCTTGGAAGCGGTCGCCGCGACGTTGGCCGAGGTCGGCAGTCGGAGGCGCGCATGA
- a CDS encoding ParA family protein: MRSILVANVKGGVGKTTIASHLAAAFATAGSRTVLAEVDRQRSSLGWLERRPRTAAAILGIDWTKEIGEPPKGVDRLVIDAPAAMRAKDVEQLVREADLVVLPVLPGAFDEAATARFLGKLDELKAIRKNRIPVAVVGNRLRPRTRAAERLDRFLSGVGHTVVARLRDSQLYPDLADSGLTLFDLTSKRAAEVRADWTPLLDFIRSLD, from the coding sequence ATGCGCTCCATCCTCGTCGCCAACGTGAAGGGCGGTGTCGGCAAGACGACGATCGCCTCCCACCTCGCCGCGGCCTTCGCCACGGCGGGCTCCCGCACCGTGCTGGCGGAGGTGGACCGGCAACGCTCCTCCCTCGGCTGGCTGGAACGCCGGCCGCGCACCGCCGCCGCCATCCTGGGCATCGACTGGACGAAGGAGATCGGGGAGCCGCCCAAGGGCGTGGACCGGCTGGTGATCGACGCCCCGGCCGCGATGCGGGCGAAGGACGTGGAGCAGCTGGTGCGCGAGGCGGACCTCGTGGTGCTGCCCGTGCTGCCCGGCGCCTTCGACGAGGCGGCGACCGCCCGCTTCCTGGGCAAGCTGGACGAGCTGAAGGCCATCCGCAAGAACCGCATCCCCGTCGCCGTCGTCGGCAACCGCCTGCGCCCGCGCACCAGGGCGGCGGAGCGGCTGGACCGCTTCCTCTCCGGCGTCGGCCATACGGTGGTGGCGCGGCTGCGCGACAGCCAGCTCTACCCCGACCTCGCCGACAGCGGCCTGACCCTGTTCGACCTCACCAGCAAGCGCGCCGCCGAGGTCCGCGCCGACTGGACCCCGCTGCTGGACTTCATCCGCAGCCTGGACTGA
- a CDS encoding CYTH and CHAD domain-containing protein: MSGQEIELKLRLRPEDLPRLRAAPVLSGGKGRAVTRELETVYFDTADLRLHGQALSLRVRRQGRRYVQTLKSAAETAGMALARGEWEAPVAGAAPDLTVLPEGNPLPSLGPLDEDELRPVFEARIRRTVRTLVPAEGQEVEVAIDQGEIRTADGQVLAVHEIELELKNGSDPRSLYEIALALNAVAPLRVETRSKAERGYALAAGAVDGPVKATKLVLGPQETVESAMARIVRHCIDHLVANEACALAGDNPEGIHQVRVALRRLRSALQLFRDYLPPAQYAALADEVKWLADACGQARDWDVFLGALLAPVDAAFPGEPALRALDAAARRCRALGYDRAAEAIRSPRYTALLLRLGAWVDGRGWRDQPVSETSAALLSPVQAAADRLLDGRHRQARKRGRRFATLVPEARHRLRIALKKLRYAADFFRGLYDPKAVKKYADDLAELQDALGHLQDVATVHKLIGQVEAELGADAPEGWRQGAGMVLGWHGRGLQSLEPRLVRDWEAFAETRPFWSEPPKLG; encoded by the coding sequence ATGTCCGGACAGGAGATCGAGCTGAAACTGCGTCTGCGGCCGGAGGATCTGCCCCGGCTGCGGGCCGCGCCGGTGCTGTCCGGGGGCAAGGGCCGCGCCGTCACCCGCGAGCTGGAGACGGTCTATTTCGACACCGCCGATCTTCGCCTGCACGGCCAGGCGCTGTCGCTGCGGGTGCGGCGGCAGGGCCGGCGCTACGTGCAGACCCTGAAATCGGCGGCGGAGACGGCGGGCATGGCGCTCGCCCGCGGCGAGTGGGAGGCGCCGGTCGCCGGCGCCGCGCCGGACCTGACGGTCCTGCCGGAAGGCAACCCCCTGCCGTCGCTCGGCCCGCTGGACGAGGACGAGCTGCGGCCGGTGTTCGAGGCCCGTATCCGCCGCACCGTCCGCACCCTGGTTCCCGCCGAGGGGCAGGAGGTGGAGGTCGCCATCGACCAGGGCGAGATCCGCACCGCCGACGGGCAGGTGCTGGCGGTCCACGAGATCGAGCTTGAACTGAAGAACGGCAGCGATCCCCGCAGCCTCTACGAGATCGCGCTGGCGCTCAACGCGGTGGCGCCGCTGCGGGTGGAGACCCGTTCCAAGGCGGAACGCGGCTATGCGCTGGCGGCCGGGGCCGTGGACGGCCCGGTGAAGGCCACGAAGCTGGTGCTGGGACCGCAGGAGACGGTCGAATCGGCCATGGCGCGCATCGTGCGCCACTGCATCGACCATCTGGTCGCCAACGAGGCCTGCGCCCTGGCCGGCGACAATCCGGAGGGCATCCATCAGGTGCGGGTGGCGCTGCGCCGGCTGCGCTCGGCGCTCCAGCTCTTCCGCGACTACCTGCCGCCGGCGCAGTACGCGGCGCTGGCGGACGAGGTGAAATGGCTGGCCGACGCCTGCGGGCAGGCGCGCGACTGGGACGTCTTCCTGGGCGCGCTGCTGGCGCCGGTGGACGCGGCCTTTCCCGGCGAGCCGGCCTTGCGCGCGCTGGACGCGGCGGCGCGGCGCTGCCGCGCGCTGGGCTACGACCGCGCGGCGGAGGCGATCCGGTCGCCGCGCTACACCGCCCTGCTGCTGCGGCTGGGCGCCTGGGTGGACGGGCGCGGCTGGCGCGACCAGCCGGTCAGCGAGACCTCCGCCGCGCTGCTCTCCCCCGTCCAGGCCGCCGCCGACCGGCTGCTGGACGGGCGCCACCGGCAGGCGCGCAAGCGCGGCCGCCGCTTCGCCACCCTGGTGCCGGAGGCCCGGCACCGGCTGCGCATCGCGCTGAAGAAGCTGCGCTACGCCGCCGACTTCTTCCGCGGGCTCTACGATCCCAAGGCGGTGAAGAAGTACGCCGACGATCTGGCCGAACTCCAGGACGCGCTGGGCCATCTCCAGGATGTCGCCACCGTCCACAAGCTGATCGGGCAGGTGGAGGCGGAACTGGGCGCCGACGCGCCCGAGGGCTGGCGTCAGGGCGCCGGCATGGTGCTGGGCTGGCACGGCCGCGGGCTGCAGAGCCTGGAACCGCGGCTGGTCCGCGACTGGGAGGCGTTCGCGGAAACCCGGCCCTTCTGGTCAGAGCCCCCGAAGCTGGGGTAG
- a CDS encoding ISAs1-like element ISRce1 family transposase, with protein MDEDDWGSKSRLRVLLEHFSRIEDPRDERRILHPLPEILLLVVCGTMADCDDYENIAAWGAAHLPFLRRHLPYAHGVPGERWLTILMNRIDPALFSAAFTAWVRATFPGRADFVAIDGKTSRRSHDRRAGTAPIHLVSAFATTSRLVLAQEAVPDKANELAAIPVLLDRLGENGGLAGALVSIDAIATNPTIAAAIRGQGADYLLAVKANQPTLRAELEVAFAVGDGADHHHDLDKGHGRVEERHVSVIREVDWLSGTRRFPGEMRLPDVAAIVRVHTTAHIGDRTRTDTRYFISSAPLTAERAADAVRGHWGIENRLHWVLDVLFKDDLSRLRTGHGAKNMAVVRHFALNLIRAANDRKSLKTRRKMAGWSDDYLASLLNPAIP; from the coding sequence ATGGACGAGGACGATTGGGGTTCGAAGTCGCGGCTTCGGGTGCTTTTGGAGCATTTCAGCCGGATAGAGGACCCGCGGGATGAGCGGCGGATCCTGCATCCGCTGCCGGAGATCCTGCTTTTGGTGGTGTGCGGCACGATGGCGGACTGCGACGACTACGAGAACATCGCGGCCTGGGGTGCGGCGCACCTGCCGTTCCTGCGTCGGCATCTGCCCTACGCGCACGGCGTTCCCGGCGAGCGGTGGCTGACGATCCTGATGAACCGGATCGATCCGGCGCTGTTCTCGGCCGCCTTCACCGCGTGGGTACGTGCGACCTTTCCGGGGCGGGCCGACTTCGTCGCCATCGACGGCAAGACCTCGCGGCGTAGCCACGACCGCCGCGCCGGGACCGCGCCGATCCACCTCGTATCCGCCTTCGCGACGACCTCCCGCCTGGTGCTCGCCCAGGAGGCGGTCCCCGACAAGGCCAACGAGCTTGCGGCGATTCCGGTGCTGCTCGACCGGCTCGGCGAGAACGGCGGGTTGGCCGGCGCCCTCGTCTCCATCGACGCCATCGCCACCAACCCGACCATCGCCGCCGCGATCCGGGGCCAGGGCGCCGACTACCTCCTCGCCGTCAAGGCCAACCAGCCCACGCTGCGCGCGGAGCTCGAGGTGGCGTTCGCCGTCGGCGACGGCGCCGACCACCACCACGACCTCGACAAGGGGCACGGCCGGGTCGAAGAACGCCACGTGAGCGTGATCCGTGAGGTCGACTGGCTCTCCGGCACGCGCCGGTTTCCTGGGGAGATGCGCCTGCCCGACGTCGCCGCCATCGTCCGCGTCCACACCACAGCCCACATCGGCGACCGGACGCGGACCGACACCCGCTACTTCATCTCCTCCGCCCCGCTCACCGCCGAACGCGCCGCCGACGCCGTCCGCGGGCACTGGGGCATCGAGAACAGGCTGCACTGGGTGCTCGACGTCCTCTTCAAGGACGATCTCTCGCGCTTGCGAACCGGCCACGGTGCCAAAAACATGGCCGTCGTCCGCCACTTCGCCCTCAACCTCATCCGCGCAGCCAACGACCGAAAGTCGCTCAAGACGCGCCGAAAAATGGCAGGATGGTCGGACGACTACCTCGCCTCTCTCCTCAACCCCGCCATCCCTTAA
- a CDS encoding class I SAM-dependent methyltransferase has product MATVTERAAGRVAYAVGQAARVGWFFGQYALAARLGGNRPDPDARPPGPFPSTAEVLADLRGLLRRDWRNIEAGLYRMPHDLVGNPRRLLADAARFLRDVPEVQRRRRSGGNAEVFRAPLPGSEKLPRYYRQNFHFQTDGYLSDRSARLYDHQVEVLFGGGADAMRRQVLVPVAEHLHGRPVRDLRLLDVAAGTGRFLTFVKDNWPRLDVTALDLSAPYLAQARRTLAPWSRHHAVQAPAEAMPFPDASFDVVTCIFLLHELPRKVRARAAAEMARVLKPGGLLVVMDSLQTGDKPRFDALLRLFPVTFHEPYYGDYVARDFAPLFTAQGLAEERRDLAFMSKLVAFRRSAAPVAGS; this is encoded by the coding sequence ATGGCGACGGTGACGGAACGGGCGGCAGGACGGGTCGCCTACGCGGTGGGGCAGGCGGCGCGGGTGGGCTGGTTCTTCGGCCAGTACGCGCTGGCGGCCCGCCTGGGCGGCAACCGCCCCGATCCCGACGCGCGGCCGCCGGGGCCGTTCCCCTCCACGGCGGAGGTGCTGGCCGACCTGCGCGGCCTGCTGCGGCGCGACTGGCGCAACATCGAGGCCGGGCTCTACCGCATGCCGCACGATCTGGTGGGCAATCCGCGCCGGCTGCTGGCGGACGCCGCCCGCTTCCTGCGCGACGTGCCGGAGGTGCAGCGGCGGCGGCGCAGCGGCGGCAATGCCGAGGTGTTCCGCGCGCCCCTGCCGGGATCGGAGAAGCTGCCCCGCTACTACCGCCAGAACTTCCACTTCCAGACCGACGGCTACCTGTCCGACCGCTCCGCCCGGCTCTACGACCATCAGGTGGAGGTGCTGTTCGGCGGCGGGGCGGACGCCATGCGCCGGCAGGTGCTGGTGCCCGTGGCGGAGCATCTGCACGGCCGGCCGGTGCGCGACCTGCGCCTGCTGGACGTCGCCGCCGGCACCGGGCGCTTCCTCACCTTCGTCAAGGACAACTGGCCGCGCCTGGACGTCACGGCGCTGGACCTCAGCGCCCCCTATCTCGCCCAGGCGCGGCGCACCCTGGCCCCCTGGTCGCGGCACCACGCGGTGCAGGCCCCGGCGGAGGCGATGCCGTTCCCCGACGCCAGCTTCGACGTGGTGACCTGCATCTTCCTGCTGCACGAGCTGCCGCGGAAGGTGCGCGCCCGGGCCGCGGCGGAAATGGCGCGGGTGTTGAAGCCGGGCGGCCTGCTGGTCGTGATGGACAGCCTCCAGACCGGGGACAAGCCGCGCTTCGACGCGCTTCTGCGGCTGTTCCCCGTAACCTTCCACGAACCCTATTACGGCGACTACGTGGCCCGGGACTTCGCGCCCCTGTTCACCGCCCAGGGGCTGGCGGAGGAGCGGCGGGATCTCGCCTTCATGTCCAAGCTGGTGGCCTTCCGCAGATCCGCGGCCCCTGTCGCGGGGTCGTAA